The Salinibaculum sp. SYNS191 genome has a window encoding:
- a CDS encoding NAD-dependent epimerase/dehydratase family protein: MDALVIGGTRFIGRFTVEELLDHGYEVAIFNRGSHDNPFADESAVEQVTGDRTVTSDLEAARELVDPDVVIDCVAYEPREVRAATEVFADVDAYVYVSSGAAYGAEEIPKREGETALEPCTDEQATDDSHETYGARKAEGDRAVFAAADRGVNAMSVRPTIVYGPHDYTGRFDYWVDRVVEHDRVLVPGDGDALWHLASVENVARALRTVAEAGTPGRAYNVGDRRLLTLSEFVELVADAAGADVELVTAGPRELAGDVDPDAVPFYRRYPHVLDTERLAALGWDPVAPETAIERTVDAALAAGPSPADGTPDPAAEQDVMDRLGE; this comes from the coding sequence ATGGACGCACTCGTCATCGGCGGCACGCGATTCATCGGCCGCTTCACGGTCGAGGAACTGCTGGACCACGGCTACGAGGTGGCGATTTTCAACCGCGGGAGCCACGACAACCCCTTCGCGGACGAGTCGGCCGTCGAGCAGGTCACCGGCGACCGGACGGTCACCTCCGACCTCGAAGCCGCCCGGGAACTCGTCGACCCCGACGTCGTCATCGACTGCGTGGCCTACGAACCGCGGGAGGTCCGCGCAGCGACGGAGGTGTTCGCGGACGTCGACGCCTACGTCTACGTCTCCTCCGGCGCGGCCTACGGTGCCGAGGAGATTCCAAAGCGGGAGGGCGAGACGGCGCTGGAACCCTGCACGGACGAGCAGGCGACCGACGACAGCCACGAGACCTACGGCGCACGGAAGGCGGAGGGCGACCGTGCCGTCTTCGCGGCGGCCGACCGCGGGGTCAATGCGATGAGCGTCCGGCCGACAATCGTGTACGGCCCCCACGACTACACCGGCCGGTTCGACTACTGGGTCGACCGCGTGGTCGAGCACGACCGCGTGCTGGTGCCGGGCGACGGCGACGCGCTGTGGCACCTCGCCTCCGTCGAGAACGTCGCGCGGGCGCTGCGGACCGTCGCCGAGGCGGGGACCCCCGGCCGGGCCTACAACGTCGGCGACCGGCGACTGCTCACGCTTTCGGAGTTCGTCGAACTGGTCGCCGACGCCGCGGGGGCCGACGTCGAACTCGTCACCGCGGGGCCGCGGGAACTGGCCGGCGACGTCGACCCCGACGCCGTCCCCTTCTACCGCCGGTATCCACACGTCCTCGACACCGAGCGCCTGGCCGCGCTGGGCTGGGACCCGGTCGCCCCGGAGACCGCCATTGAGCGGACGGTCGACGCTGCGCTCGCGGCGGGGCCGAGTCCCGCCGACGGGACGCCTGACCCGGCGGCCGAGCAAGACGTCATGGACCGCCTCGGCGAGTAG
- the gltB gene encoding glutamate synthase large subunit, producing the protein MVTRQDTDSASEAGLADPTDERSNCGVGVVMNLDGGQKNQVVEDGLDLVACMEHRGTTGAEENTGDGAGIMLQIPHEFFADEVDADLPDPGEYAVGSLFLPQDDEAKADLKALVEEELAAEGLEVIAWRSVPTDNSSLGQTALDSEPDVQQVFVTSTEDKTGKDFDRQLYVGRRVVENRVEDEQPPGSERFYIVSLDKDTVVYKGLLLAEQVPEYYPELRDDRMVSTFVLVHARFSTNTLGAWHLAHPYRNIIHNGEFNTIQGNINWMRARETDIAHEAFGDDIDKIKPIIDDPEQSDTASVDNALELLIQGGRDLPHALRTLIPEAWRKEENHVDGDRKDFYDYHASLVEPWDGPALVAATDGERVGAVLDRNGLRPCRYDILKDNTLVMSSEAGAVDYDESEIEERGRLQPGQCFLADPEEGRVVPDEEVFEDLIDDKYGEWVDQEQVGMGDISSDDDNRPQAPVDHLRSHQAMYGYTFDEVDHLLEPMAEKGKDPVGSMGDDTPLSVLSQFNRPLFTYFKQLFAQVTNPPLDYIREELVTSLESRLGHQRNLLDETPEHARQLVLDSPILTDQEMADIKSMTENGMSAATVDITYDPDEEDLESAVESVREETDRAAKEHDILVLSDRSAGPGEVPIPSLLAVGGVHHHLVRNGLRNHVGLVLESGDPRAVHHFATLIGYGAGAINPYLAYQTIEDLVTGPDGANLETAIDAYINAVEDGLLKTMSKMGISTVESYQGAQIFEAVGLSSDFVAEYFEGTENRTQGIGIAEIEDDLEKRHTVAWAEEEPQMERVGEYENRSGGIYHSWNPNTVGKLQQAVRMGDYEQYQEFAELVNDQNENLHTLRGLLEFDADDRDSIPIEDVESIEDIVPRFETAAMSLGSLSPEMHENNAIAMNRLGAHANTGEGGEPPERFNTEKECKTKQVASGRFGVTSTYLSEAEELQIKMAQGSKPGEGGHLPGKKVNEMIAHVRYATPGVGLISPPPLHDIYSIEDLKQLIHDLKASNPEADINVKLVAEAGIGTVAAGVAKANADKVHISGDSGGTGASPKTSIKNAGLPWELGVSEANQMLRATGLRDRIKVTTDGGLKTGKDVAVAALLGAEGYAFGTASMVTSGCVMARQCHENTCPVGVATQNEKLRDRFPGQPEHVINYMTFIAQELREIMAELGFETVDEMIGRVDALRQRDDVEQEKAKKLDLSAVLADPKAPEGVDRYKTQPQTHDVDEQLDWDLLEQAEAAVENGDPVTLDVDIDNVDRAVGATLSSRISRKYGVEGLPDDTLTIRFDGTAGQSFGAFLQDGVTMDLVGSANDYVGKGLSGGKLLIRTPEEATYEASENILIGNVALYGATQGEAYINGMAGERFGVRNSGVKGVVEGVGDHGCEYMTGGSIVVLGDTGKNFAAGMSGGVAYVYDPDDTFEDRANTGMVTLMGSLEQKDRDMITRLVENHAAYTGSDRARELLDEWDDELENFTKVMPDAYAEVIEERERDDVRNELPPAADAVATAGDAVRSRADD; encoded by the coding sequence ATGGTTACGCGACAGGACACGGACTCTGCGAGCGAAGCCGGGCTCGCAGACCCGACGGACGAACGCTCGAACTGTGGTGTAGGAGTGGTGATGAACCTCGACGGCGGTCAAAAGAACCAGGTCGTCGAGGACGGCCTCGACCTGGTCGCCTGCATGGAACATCGCGGGACGACAGGCGCAGAGGAGAACACCGGCGACGGCGCGGGCATCATGCTGCAGATTCCCCACGAGTTCTTCGCCGACGAGGTCGACGCCGACCTGCCGGACCCCGGCGAGTACGCCGTCGGCTCGCTCTTTCTCCCGCAGGACGACGAGGCGAAGGCCGACCTGAAGGCACTCGTCGAGGAGGAACTGGCCGCGGAGGGCCTGGAGGTCATCGCGTGGCGGTCGGTCCCCACCGATAACTCCTCGCTCGGACAGACTGCACTGGACTCCGAACCCGACGTCCAGCAGGTCTTCGTCACCTCGACGGAGGACAAGACCGGCAAGGACTTCGACCGGCAACTCTACGTCGGCCGCCGCGTCGTCGAGAACCGCGTCGAGGACGAACAGCCCCCGGGCAGCGAGCGCTTCTACATCGTCTCGCTGGACAAGGACACGGTCGTCTACAAGGGTCTCCTGCTCGCCGAACAGGTCCCCGAGTACTACCCCGAACTGCGCGACGACCGGATGGTCTCGACGTTCGTCCTCGTCCACGCCCGCTTCTCGACGAACACGCTCGGCGCGTGGCACCTCGCCCACCCCTACCGCAACATCATCCACAACGGCGAGTTCAACACCATCCAGGGCAACATCAACTGGATGCGGGCCCGCGAGACGGACATCGCTCACGAGGCCTTCGGTGACGACATAGACAAAATCAAACCCATCATCGACGACCCCGAGCAGTCCGACACCGCCAGCGTCGACAACGCGCTCGAACTGCTCATTCAGGGCGGCCGCGACCTGCCCCACGCGCTCCGGACGCTCATCCCTGAGGCCTGGCGCAAGGAGGAGAACCACGTCGACGGCGACCGCAAGGACTTCTACGATTACCACGCCTCCCTCGTCGAGCCGTGGGACGGCCCGGCACTCGTCGCGGCGACGGACGGCGAGCGCGTCGGTGCGGTGCTCGACCGCAACGGACTGCGCCCCTGCCGGTACGACATCCTGAAGGACAACACGCTGGTGATGTCCTCGGAGGCCGGCGCGGTCGACTACGACGAGAGCGAAATCGAGGAGCGCGGCCGCCTCCAGCCCGGTCAGTGTTTCCTCGCCGACCCCGAAGAGGGACGCGTCGTCCCCGACGAGGAGGTGTTCGAGGACCTCATCGACGACAAGTACGGCGAGTGGGTCGACCAGGAGCAGGTCGGCATGGGCGACATCTCCTCGGACGACGACAACCGGCCACAGGCACCCGTCGACCACCTGCGCTCGCATCAGGCGATGTACGGGTACACCTTCGACGAGGTGGACCACCTGCTCGAACCGATGGCCGAGAAGGGCAAGGACCCCGTCGGCTCGATGGGCGACGACACGCCCCTGTCGGTGCTCTCGCAGTTCAACCGCCCGCTGTTTACCTACTTCAAACAACTGTTCGCACAGGTCACGAACCCGCCGCTGGACTACATCCGCGAGGAACTGGTGACGTCGCTGGAGTCGCGGCTGGGCCACCAGCGCAACCTGCTGGACGAGACGCCGGAGCACGCCCGGCAACTCGTGCTCGACTCGCCAATCCTGACGGACCAGGAGATGGCCGACATCAAGTCGATGACCGAGAACGGGATGTCGGCGGCGACGGTGGACATCACCTACGACCCCGACGAGGAGGACCTGGAGTCGGCCGTCGAGTCGGTCCGGGAGGAAACGGACCGGGCGGCGAAAGAGCACGACATCCTCGTCCTCTCCGACCGCAGCGCCGGGCCCGGCGAGGTCCCGATTCCGAGCCTGCTCGCGGTCGGCGGCGTCCACCACCACCTCGTCCGCAACGGCCTGCGCAACCACGTCGGCCTCGTCCTGGAGTCCGGTGACCCGCGCGCTGTCCACCACTTCGCGACGCTCATCGGCTACGGCGCGGGCGCGATCAACCCCTACCTCGCCTACCAGACCATCGAGGACCTCGTGACCGGGCCGGACGGCGCGAACCTGGAAACCGCCATCGACGCGTACATCAACGCCGTCGAGGACGGCCTGCTGAAGACGATGTCCAAGATGGGCATCTCGACCGTCGAGAGCTACCAGGGCGCACAGATTTTCGAGGCCGTCGGCCTCTCCTCGGACTTCGTCGCAGAGTACTTCGAGGGGACGGAGAACCGCACGCAGGGTATCGGCATCGCGGAGATAGAGGACGACCTGGAGAAGCGCCACACGGTCGCCTGGGCCGAGGAGGAGCCACAGATGGAGCGCGTCGGCGAGTACGAGAACCGCTCCGGTGGCATCTACCACTCCTGGAACCCCAACACGGTCGGGAAACTCCAGCAGGCGGTCCGCATGGGCGACTACGAGCAGTACCAGGAGTTCGCCGAACTCGTCAACGACCAGAACGAGAACCTCCACACGCTCCGGGGACTTCTGGAGTTCGACGCCGACGACCGCGACTCCATCCCCATCGAGGACGTCGAATCCATCGAGGACATCGTGCCGCGCTTCGAGACGGCCGCGATGAGTCTCGGCTCGCTGTCGCCGGAGATGCACGAGAACAACGCCATCGCGATGAACCGCCTCGGCGCACACGCCAACACCGGCGAGGGCGGCGAACCGCCAGAGCGGTTCAACACCGAGAAAGAGTGCAAGACCAAGCAAGTCGCCTCCGGCCGCTTCGGCGTCACCTCGACGTACCTCTCCGAGGCCGAGGAACTGCAGATCAAGATGGCTCAGGGTTCCAAGCCAGGCGAGGGCGGCCACCTGCCCGGCAAGAAGGTCAACGAGATGATCGCCCACGTCCGCTACGCGACGCCGGGCGTCGGTCTCATCTCGCCGCCGCCGCTGCACGACATCTACTCCATCGAGGACCTGAAACAGCTCATCCACGACCTGAAGGCCTCGAACCCGGAGGCCGACATCAACGTCAAACTCGTCGCCGAGGCCGGCATCGGCACCGTCGCCGCCGGCGTCGCCAAGGCCAACGCCGACAAGGTCCACATCTCGGGTGACTCCGGCGGGACCGGCGCGTCGCCGAAGACCAGCATCAAGAACGCCGGCCTGCCCTGGGAACTGGGCGTCTCCGAGGCCAACCAGATGCTCCGCGCGACGGGCCTGCGCGACCGCATCAAGGTGACGACCGACGGCGGCCTGAAGACCGGCAAAGACGTGGCCGTCGCCGCGCTGCTCGGCGCCGAGGGCTACGCCTTCGGGACCGCCTCGATGGTCACCTCGGGCTGTGTGATGGCCCGCCAGTGCCACGAGAACACCTGTCCGGTCGGCGTCGCGACGCAAAACGAGAAACTGCGCGACCGCTTCCCCGGTCAGCCGGAGCACGTCATCAACTACATGACGTTCATCGCGCAGGAACTGCGCGAGATAATGGCCGAACTCGGCTTCGAGACGGTCGACGAGATGATCGGCCGCGTGGACGCGCTGCGCCAGCGCGACGACGTCGAGCAGGAGAAGGCGAAGAAACTCGACCTCTCGGCGGTCCTGGCCGACCCGAAGGCCCCGGAGGGCGTCGACCGCTACAAGACCCAGCCACAGACCCACGACGTGGACGAGCAACTCGACTGGGACCTCCTGGAGCAGGCGGAGGCGGCCGTCGAGAACGGCGACCCCGTCACGCTCGACGTGGACATCGACAACGTCGACCGCGCGGTCGGCGCGACGCTGTCCAGCCGCATCTCGCGGAAGTACGGCGTCGAGGGGCTGCCCGACGACACCCTGACCATCCGCTTCGACGGCACTGCTGGCCAGTCCTTCGGTGCCTTCCTGCAGGACGGCGTGACCATGGACCTCGTCGGCAGCGCCAACGACTACGTCGGCAAGGGACTCTCGGGCGGGAAACTCCTCATCCGGACGCCGGAGGAGGCCACCTACGAGGCCAGCGAGAACATCCTCATCGGCAACGTCGCCCTCTACGGCGCGACCCAGGGCGAGGCCTACATCAACGGGATGGCCGGCGAACGCTTCGGCGTTCGCAACTCCGGCGTCAAGGGCGTCGTCGAGGGCGTCGGCGACCACGGCTGCGAGTACATGACAGGCGGCTCCATCGTCGTGCTCGGCGACACGGGCAAGAACTTCGCGGCCGGGATGTCCGGCGGCGTCGCCTACGTCTACGACCCCGACGACACCTTCGAGGACCGCGCCAACACGGGCATGGTCACGCTCATGGGCAGCCTCGAACAGAAGGACCGCGACATGATTACGCGCCTCGTGGAGAACCACGCCGCCTACACCGGTTCCGACCGCGCCCGGGAACTGCTGGACGAGTGGGACGACGAACTGGAGAACTTCACGAAGGTGATGCCCGACGCGTACGCGGAGGTCATCGAGGAACGCGAGCGCGACGACGTGCGCAACGAACTCCCGCCGGCCGCCGACGCCGTCGCCACGGCCGGTGACGCGGTCCGCTCGCGCGCCGACGACTGA
- the fer gene encoding ferredoxin Fer, producing the protein MNSLEGVDTGDLHDWLDHVEGKESARWLMLAIAHKQGVEIDDLADWYDMEAGDIREWFGELATGPLVTAIAEKEGVDIDALADQYGLSAETIRDWFTELESEPAEEAIDVIARYNQQRNVPVFRQTESQVYYLDYGVLAAEGWSVTDNDLFEKASKADLDPDQYGRIVVKPGETILEAAENRGFEWPYACRAGACANCAVLVKEGDIAMPGNNVLSDEQVNVMNARLTCVGVPVTEEVKLIKDVQQLEQFSDLRLPSPLGESGGAARL; encoded by the coding sequence ATGAACAGTCTCGAAGGCGTCGACACGGGGGACCTGCACGACTGGCTGGACCACGTCGAGGGGAAGGAGTCGGCCCGGTGGCTGATGCTGGCGATCGCGCACAAGCAGGGCGTCGAGATAGACGACCTGGCCGACTGGTACGACATGGAGGCGGGGGACATCCGCGAGTGGTTCGGCGAACTGGCGACCGGACCGCTGGTGACGGCGATTGCGGAGAAAGAGGGGGTAGACATCGACGCACTCGCCGACCAGTACGGCCTGTCCGCGGAGACGATTCGGGACTGGTTCACGGAACTGGAGTCCGAACCGGCCGAGGAGGCCATCGACGTCATCGCACGGTACAACCAGCAGCGGAACGTGCCGGTCTTCCGCCAGACCGAGTCGCAGGTCTACTACCTCGACTACGGCGTCCTGGCCGCGGAGGGGTGGTCCGTGACCGACAACGACCTCTTCGAGAAGGCCTCGAAGGCGGACCTCGACCCCGACCAGTACGGGCGCATCGTCGTCAAGCCCGGCGAGACGATTCTGGAGGCCGCCGAGAACCGCGGGTTCGAGTGGCCCTACGCCTGCCGGGCCGGTGCGTGTGCCAACTGCGCGGTGCTGGTCAAGGAGGGCGACATCGCGATGCCCGGCAACAACGTCCTCAGCGACGAGCAGGTCAACGTGATGAACGCACGGCTGACCTGCGTCGGCGTCCCGGTCACCGAGGAGGTCAAACTCATCAAGGACGTCCAGCAACTCGAACAGTTCAGCGACCTCCGCCTGCCGTCGCCGCTCGGTGAATCGGGCGGGGCGGCGCGCCTTTAG